A genomic stretch from Penicillium digitatum chromosome 4, complete sequence includes:
- a CDS encoding Base excision DNA repair protein: protein MFSLRKKLLFSTNTIEASMAPVMKVQKPRTRSSRLSAQHSTKTENLAQHVAKTETLAPIVKIRPEKKFDNYKKFATSSPFPNFQRPSPQECQEAHRILTASHGERDPNATDAMNADGLDRPTVFPDPLDGLVYAILCQATNERNAIRQVQSMIGEYGSWTDYNAISKGGETKLQNVLSCGGLHIRKAKFIMSILRQVKARHDAYTLNHLWPLDDEQVMEEFLSYNGVGPKTASCVLALTLNRQRFVVDTHIYRITGFLGWRPLHATPEQARAHLETKIPDEFKYSLHLLFITHGRECPECKAGGKLKGSCDLRKALRELAPTKDH from the coding sequence ATGTTTTCTCTTCGCAAAAAATTACTTTTCAGCACCAACACAATCGAAGCATCGATGGCCCCTGTCATGAAGGTGCAGAAACCACGTACCCGGAGTTCAAGGCTCTCAGCCCAACACAGCACGAAAACCGAGAATCTTGCTCAACATGTTGCGAAAACTGAGACTCTTGCCCCGATAGTCAAGATACGACCTGAAAAAAAGTTTGATAATTACAAAAAATTTGCGACGAGCTCCCCCTTTCCCAATTTTCAACGTCCATCTCCGCAGGAGTGCCAGGAGGCACATCGCATCCTGACAGCGTCTCATGGAGAACGCGACCCTAATGCCACGGATGCCATGAATGCAGACGGGCTCGATCGTCCGACTGTTTTTCCGGATCCACTGGATGGGCTTGTCTACGCCATACTTTGCCAGGCCACCAATGAGCGGAATGCAATTCGACAGGTCCAAAGCATGATCGGCGAATACGGTTCATGGACCGACTACAACGCTATCAGCAAGGGCGGCGAGACCAAGCTTCAAAACGTGCTCTCCTGTGGTGGCCTCCATATAAGAAAGGCCAAATTTATCATGTCCATCCTGCGCCAAGTGAAAGCTAGACATGACGCCTATACCTTAAACCATCTCTGGCCACTCGACGATGAACAAGTCATGGAGGAATTCCTTAGTTACAATGGAGTTGGCCCTAAGACCGCCAGCTGTGTGCTTGCTTTGACCTTGAACAGACAGAGGTTTGTGGTGGATACACATATCTATCGCATCACCGGTTTTCTTGGATGGAGGCCGTTACATGCAACGCCAGAGCAAGCTCGTGCACACCTTGAAACTAAGATTCCCGACGAGTTCAAGTATTCCCTGCATCTGTTGTTCATTACACACGGACGGGAGTGTCCAGAATGCAAGGCTGGAGGAAAGCTAAAGGGAAGCTGTGATCTTCGGAAGGCGTTGCGCGAGTTGGCTCCAACAAAAGACCATTAG
- a CDS encoding nucleoside-diphosphate-sugar epimerase GsfE → MDSSGKVAFVTGANGISGHAIIEHLIRTPESEWSKIIITSRKPPATYWIDPRIEFIALDFLDDPEIIKSKIKVICKDVTHAYFTSYVHNNDFNKLAEKNCPLFRNFLEAVDTACPNLKRICLQTGGKHYGMQFREFSTPFYEETPRYEGPGSGSIFYYEQEDDLFRMQKRRNTWHYNIIRPMGIIGFTPQFNGMNEAISLAQYFLICRELGESPKWPGNLRNYHRTEDQCYSPSIADLTVWASTHDNCQDEAFNHTNGDVIVFKFLWAHLAKYFKVEAPQPPSTLEGENDGPTINLVEWASDKKGVWETIVAKYGGSVECFQPESFALLDWGLNPSGKLTAPFMSTVHKARKFGWNRIDNTYEAYYRTFRSYENAGILPKSHQFQ, encoded by the exons ATGGATTCATCTGGCAAAGTGGCATTTGTCACAGGCGCAAACGGCATTAGTGGCCATGCCATTATTGAACATCTCATTCGAACACCTGAATCCGAGTG GTCGAAAATCATCATCACTTCACGCAAGCCTCCCGCAACCTACTGGATTGACCCACGCATCGAATTCATTGCTCTTGATTTCCTGGATGATCCAGAAATCATCAAGTCCAAGATTAAAGTCATCTGCAAAGATGTAACGCACGCCTACTTCACGTCATACGTTCATAATAATGACTTCAACAAACTCGCCGAGAAAAATTGTCCCCTGTTCCGGAACTTTCTAGAGGCCGTTGACACGGCTTGCCCGAATCTGAAGAGGATTTGCCTCCAGACTGGGGGGAAG CATTATGGAATGCAATTCCGGGAATTCTCGACGCCTTTTTACGAGGAAACTCCACGATATGAAGGCCCGGGCTCCGGATCTATCTTCTACTacgagcaggaggatgatctCTTCCGGATGCAAAAGCGCCGCAACACCTGGCATTACAACATCATCCGCCCAATGGGAATCATTGGGTTCACACCTCAAT TCAATGGGATGAACGAGGCTATCTCGTTGGCGCAGTATTTCCTCATCTGTCGTGAGCTTGGAGAGAGCCCGAAATGGCCCGGCAACCTACGAAACTATCATCGAACTGAAGATCAGTGCTACTCTCCTAGCATAGCCGATCTCACCGTCTGGGCTTCCACTCATGACAACTGCCAGGACGAAGCATTTAACCACACCAACGGCGATGTCATCGTGTTCAAATTCCTTTGGGCTCATCTCGCAAAGTACTTCAAAGTCGAGGCTCCCCAACCACCCTCCACGCTTGAAGGAGAAAACGATGGGCCCACTATCAACCTGGTAGAATGGGCGAGCGACAAAAAGGGGGTTTGGGAAACGATTGTGGCCAAATATGGTGGCAGTGTCGAATGCTTCCAGCCTGAGTCATTCGCCCTGCTTGACTGGGGCCTCAACCCATCGGGAAAACTAACGGCCCCCTTCATGAGCACTGTTCACAAAGCAAGAAAGTTTGGCTGGAATCGtattgacaacacctacgaaGCGTATTACCGCACATTCCGATCATACGAGAATGCTGGTATTTTGCCCAAATCCCACCAGTTCCAATAG
- a CDS encoding DNA-repair protein, UmuC-like, N-terminal: MEDDHITSHFTRRDLSLLAQSSPKSALRVITLIDYDCFYAQCESVRLGISSDVPLGVQQWEAIIALNYPARANGLARGISVEEARVKCPNLILQHVPTWREGCASWAYRPVSTIMPGTDKAALGPYRLESRKGLELIKSTLPHSPPQKIEKASVDEMYLDLSAQVHSILLQRYPALLDVESSSKDEMLPLPRTSVLNWHADAVFGADAEDDHFDWDDIALNIGSEIVDNIRREIFKHMRYTCSAGIARNKMLAKLASGYNKPNHQTVILRRGTREFLSTHKFTKIRGLGGLLGTQISEKFNTKMVSELLAIPLSQMKEEMGLEVGAWVFNVIRGEEQSEVNPRMHVQSMLSAKTFVPKIVSIDQAAKWLRIFVADLLGRLDELGSENHRISPTIITLNHHIEGRFGPTRSKQTSVPSSTLITEKMLFNLALGLLTQIVAEEKSWPCRSISLRIAGFQSAPKSNTLISSYFMTNDQFTSLGLSKTSKEDSRKQQTVESLPRVYEGDQISSGESESLFEAESSSSSLMDSESHSPHGSELALYSCPHCNSSIPAAEVLEHLDWHVALELSNVDESRG; the protein is encoded by the coding sequence ATGGAAGACGATCACATCACCTCTCATTTCACTCGACGCGACCTATCACTCTTGGCCCAATCTTCTCCCAAATCTGCCCTGCGTGTGATTACCCTGATTGACTATGACTGCTTTTACGCCCAATGCGAGAGTGTGCGACTTGGAATCTCTTCGGATGTGCCTTTGGGTGTACAGCAATGGGAGGCCATTATCGCGTTGAACTATCCAGCCAGGGCAAATGGCCTCGCTCGTGGCATTTCTGTTGAAGAGGCTAGGGTGAAATGTCCAAATCTCATCCTACAGCATGTTCCAACGTGGAGGGAGGGATGTGCTTCCTGGGCATATAGACCTGTTTCGACAATCATGCCGGGGACTGATAAGGCAGCCCTTGGCCCGTACCGCCTCGAGTCACGAAAGGGCCTTGAGCTGATCAAAAGCACATTGCCGCATTCTCCCCCACAAAAGATCGAAAAGGCTAGTGTGGATGAGATGTACCTTGACCTCTCCGCGCAGGTTCATAGCATCTTGCTACAAAGATATCCCGCCTTGCTGGATGTGGAATCGTCATCAAAGGACGAGATGCTACCTCTTCCTAGGACGTCTGTGCTCAATTGGCACGCAGATGCTGTTTTTGGAGCAGATGCAGAGGACGACCATTTTGACTGGGACGACATAGCGCTAAATATAGGTTCGGAGATTGTGGACAATATAAGACGGGAGATCTTTAAGCACATGAGATACACTTGTTCAGCTGGCATTGCCCGGAACAAGATGCTTGCAAAATTAGCAAGCGGATACAACAAGCCAAATCACCAGACAGTCATCTTGCGACGAGGAACTCGTGAATTTCTTTCTACGCATAAGTTCACCAAGATTCGCGGATTGGGAGGCCTTTTGGGGACGCAAATCAGCGAAAAGTTCAACACGAAAATGGTATCCGAGCTCCTGGCAATACCTCTATCGCAGATGAAAGAGGAAATGGGGCTGGAGGTTGGAGCTTGGGTTTTCAACGTCATACGTGGCGAGGAACAAAGCGAGGTCAATCCTCGAATGCACGTCCAATCGATGCTTTCTGCCAAAACCTTTGTGCCCAAAATTGTTTCTATTGATCAGGCTGCGAAATGGCTCCGAATCTTTGTTGCAGATCTCCTGGGTCGTCTGGACGAGCTGGGCTCTGAGAACCATCGAATCAGTCCAACCATAATCACCTTAAATCACCACATAGAAGGCCGTTTTGGGCCTACTCGCTCCAAGCAGACCTCAGTACCCAGTTCAACGTTGATTACCGAGAAAATGTTGTTCAACCTGGCCCTTGGTCTCCTTACCCAGATCGTTGCCGAAGAGAAAAGTTGGCCTTGCAGAAGCATATCTCTACGCATTGCCGGGTTTCAGAGCGCTCCAAAATCCAATACTCTCATTTCATCATATTTCATGACAAATGACCAATTCACCTCGCTGGGCTTGTCCAAAACATCCAAAGAAGACTCTCGGAAACAGCAAACCGTGGAAAGTCTGCCCAGGGTATATGAAGGCGACCAAATTTCGTCAGGGGAAAGTGAATCACTGTTTGAAGCTGAATCGTCCAGTTCTTCCTTGATGGACAGCGAATCCCATTCCCCGCATGGATCGGAACTAGCCCTCTATTCATGCCCCCATTGCAACAGTTCTATCCCCGCAGCCGAGGTACTTGAGCATCTGGATTGGCATGTGGCACTTGAACTCTCTAACGTTGATGAGTCTCGAGGATGA